The Amylolactobacillus amylophilus DSM 20533 = JCM 1125 genome contains a region encoding:
- the lepB gene encoding signal peptidase I yields MIKFFVRNILAIVVSVAILTLIFTKVIANAKVVGDSMNTTLNAGDRVIALRRSNPQRGDIVLFKAPDGSGQFYIKRVIGVPGDSIRMRNDVLYVNDQIQPENYLGTARTDYQQQTGNHYTGDFDLFTLTKRFNVPVNQFFVMGDNRPNSTDSRVFGFVSNATIVGVVLVRYFPLTHIQLF; encoded by the coding sequence ATGATTAAATTTTTTGTTAGAAATATTCTCGCCATTGTAGTTAGTGTTGCGATTCTTACCCTGATTTTTACTAAGGTAATCGCTAACGCCAAGGTGGTCGGAGATTCTATGAACACAACTTTAAATGCTGGTGATCGGGTGATTGCCTTGCGGCGCTCGAATCCACAACGCGGGGACATCGTACTGTTTAAGGCGCCGGATGGCAGCGGTCAATTCTATATCAAACGGGTGATTGGCGTACCGGGGGATTCAATCAGGATGCGAAATGATGTCTTATACGTTAATGATCAAATTCAGCCAGAAAATTACCTTGGTACTGCACGAACGGACTATCAACAACAAACTGGCAATCATTATACCGGAGACTTTGATTTGTTCACCTTAACGAAGAGGTTCAATGTCCCGGTCAATCAATTCTTTGTAATGGGGGACAATCGCCCCAACTCAACCGATAGTCGGGTATTTGGCTTTGTCAGTAACGCGACCATCGTTGGTGTTGTCCTAGTCCGTTACTTCCCGCTCACGCATATTCAATTATTTTAA
- a CDS encoding NAD(P)H-dependent oxidoreductase: MKKTIVLSHPKLAESAVQSFLLEGLNWLDAGVNIIKLDQKLLRSTLSLAEQRELILNSAEVFLQFPLYWYSAPASLAQWQEELFTDKFVHDLQEKNKVQPATLAAVISMADKSADFGAGARIGRTISELLSPFQAFAEKVGFSYRKPFIIEQFNYQTPKQQERTLIEYLMYIADADASFEQRSEWLLAQLTKIEQTANSAILRDYLQQQLDEYRLLDATLGEIKNDRE, encoded by the coding sequence ATGAAAAAAACTATTGTGCTTTCTCACCCAAAACTAGCAGAATCGGCGGTCCAATCATTTTTGCTCGAGGGATTAAACTGGCTTGATGCCGGAGTAAATATCATTAAACTCGACCAAAAGTTGTTGAGGTCCACCCTGAGTTTGGCTGAACAACGCGAATTAATATTAAACAGTGCTGAAGTTTTTCTTCAGTTTCCCTTATATTGGTACTCGGCACCAGCCTCGCTCGCTCAGTGGCAGGAGGAGCTCTTCACTGATAAGTTTGTCCACGATCTACAGGAGAAGAACAAGGTCCAGCCAGCAACGCTTGCAGCGGTTATTTCTATGGCTGATAAAAGTGCCGATTTCGGCGCGGGTGCGAGGATTGGCCGGACCATTAGTGAACTACTAAGCCCGTTTCAGGCTTTCGCTGAGAAGGTGGGATTTAGCTATAGGAAGCCGTTTATCATTGAGCAATTTAATTATCAGACACCAAAGCAGCAGGAGCGGACGCTGATCGAATATCTGATGTATATCGCTGATGCGGATGCCAGTTTCGAGCAGAGAAGCGAGTGGCTACTGGCTCAGCTCACAAAGATTGAGCAGACAGCGAATAGCGCGATCCTGCGTGATTATTTGCAGCAACAGTTGGATGAGTATCGACTGTTAGATGCGACATTAGGGGAGATCAAAAATGACCGAGAATGA
- a CDS encoding TerC family protein — MKLLNIYQPFFDLHNWETVLTSANDWLLILTLVLMECLLSVDNAVVLAAQTQSLPDKKQQRKSLIYGLWGAYLFRFIVIGIGTYLIHWWEIKALGSIYLFYLAASFFWKQHHPTTSKTPEHKSKQAQARKHVLSLFWRVVISIELMDIVFSIDSVLAALALSGNPVIVLLGGMIGILAMRGVAEIIIKLMQIIPELQYMAYVLIMLISFKLFLALPIIDYEVPNNIFAIIILVIIAGTILYHFLRPKKTMYSQNKHA; from the coding sequence GTGAAATTACTAAATATATACCAACCCTTTTTTGACCTGCACAATTGGGAGACTGTCCTAACCTCTGCCAACGACTGGCTCTTAATTTTAACATTAGTACTAATGGAATGTCTGTTGTCAGTCGATAATGCCGTCGTCCTGGCCGCACAGACGCAGAGCCTACCAGACAAGAAACAACAGAGGAAATCGCTGATTTATGGCCTCTGGGGAGCATACCTGTTCCGTTTCATCGTGATTGGCATCGGTACTTACCTCATTCATTGGTGGGAAATCAAGGCTCTTGGATCCATCTACCTCTTCTATTTGGCTGCTAGTTTCTTCTGGAAACAGCATCACCCAACGACTTCAAAGACACCAGAACATAAATCTAAGCAGGCACAAGCTCGCAAACATGTTTTGTCGTTATTCTGGCGGGTGGTAATCAGCATTGAGCTCATGGACATCGTCTTTTCAATCGACTCCGTTCTAGCAGCACTCGCCTTGTCTGGCAATCCCGTCATAGTCCTACTTGGTGGCATGATTGGCATCCTCGCAATGCGTGGGGTGGCCGAGATTATCATCAAGTTGATGCAGATCATCCCAGAATTGCAGTACATGGCCTATGTGCTCATCATGCTAATCTCATTCAAGTTGTTCTTGGCCCTACCGATTATCGACTATGAGGTGCCCAACAACATCTTTGCCATCATCATTTTGGTGATTATTGCCGGAACCATCCTCTATCATTTCCTCAGACCCAAGAAGACGATGTACTCACAGAATAAGCATGCTTAA
- a CDS encoding pyrroline-5-carboxylate reductase family protein, translated as MNIYVLGAGSMGAALIAGLCNLENVSRENIYVLSGHTESTAKIAHKYQINPVGQLAEFSGADLVINATPVDVTRTILPKLASIITAETVVVSVAYGVDVPELKQLLGRVTGLIYMIPNIPVSVNQGVLAVDSTVDQASEDTPVMELLRGLGQIVRVEADLLDVVSAGGGSAPAFAAIFVEALADSMVLHGLGRKVAYQVAEQMLRGTASLLLDRQILPAQLKDLVASPGGSTIRGVNALEQHGFRAAVMEAITKTIA; from the coding sequence ATGAATATATATGTATTAGGTGCGGGCTCGATGGGTGCGGCACTGATTGCTGGATTGTGTAACCTAGAAAATGTTTCACGTGAAAACATCTATGTCTTATCGGGACACACAGAATCGACAGCGAAAATTGCCCATAAGTACCAAATTAATCCCGTGGGCCAGTTAGCCGAGTTTTCTGGTGCGGATCTAGTGATTAATGCCACTCCGGTTGATGTCACCCGGACTATTTTGCCCAAACTGGCTAGCATAATTACTGCAGAAACGGTCGTAGTCTCGGTCGCATATGGCGTTGATGTACCCGAACTAAAACAATTGTTGGGGCGTGTGACCGGGCTCATTTACATGATTCCGAATATTCCGGTGAGCGTCAATCAGGGCGTACTTGCGGTGGACAGTACAGTTGACCAAGCAAGTGAAGACACGCCTGTAATGGAGTTGTTAAGGGGCTTAGGTCAGATTGTACGAGTAGAGGCTGACTTGCTGGATGTGGTTAGTGCCGGGGGTGGTAGTGCACCAGCGTTTGCTGCAATCTTTGTCGAGGCTTTAGCTGACAGCATGGTGCTTCATGGCTTAGGTAGAAAGGTTGCGTACCAGGTGGCAGAACAGATGCTCCGTGGCACGGCAAGCCTGCTCCTCGACCGACAAATCCTGCCAGCACAGCTAAAGGATTTAGTGGCATCGCCAGGTGGTTCAACGATTAGGGGTGTGAATGCACTCGAACAGCACGGCTTTAGAGCTGCCGTGATGGAGGCCATTACAAAAACTATCGCTTAA
- a CDS encoding DNA-3-methyladenine glycosylase: protein MHSKLVSFFQNRSTAEIARDLLGRELTYDSPNGLVGGLIVETEAYLGPTDCAAHSYGGHRSPANEGLYCVGGSLYIYSRRQYYFLDISTQEKDNPEGILIRAIQPTIGQEIMLANRIKGGFELTNGPGKFMQAFGVVDKSADLLLLTDSPFTVNLDHKKTPNTIAASPRIGINASDATWANAPLRFYVSGNPFVSRLRKRDYDLANFGWR from the coding sequence ATGCATTCAAAATTAGTAAGCTTTTTCCAAAACCGTTCAACCGCAGAAATAGCCCGGGATCTCCTAGGCCGTGAGCTGACCTACGATTCACCAAATGGCCTTGTCGGTGGATTGATTGTTGAAACGGAGGCCTATCTTGGGCCGACAGATTGTGCCGCCCACTCTTATGGCGGTCACCGCAGCCCGGCCAACGAAGGACTTTACTGTGTTGGTGGATCCCTTTACATCTACAGCCGGCGCCAGTACTATTTCCTCGATATTAGCACCCAAGAAAAAGATAATCCTGAAGGAATCCTCATTCGGGCTATTCAGCCAACAATTGGGCAAGAAATCATGCTGGCCAACCGAATAAAGGGCGGTTTCGAGCTGACAAACGGACCAGGCAAATTTATGCAGGCATTCGGTGTAGTGGATAAATCAGCAGATTTACTTCTGCTAACCGACTCGCCTTTCACGGTCAATCTCGACCACAAAAAGACACCAAACACCATCGCAGCATCACCCAGAATCGGCATTAATGCTAGCGACGCAACCTGGGCTAATGCGCCTCTACGCTTCTACGTTTCGGGTAATCCATTCGTCTCACGGCTAAGAAAACGTGATTACGATTTGGCAAACTTCGGTTGGCGATAA
- the lysA gene encoding diaminopimelate decarboxylase → MLFGTTNYVNDHLTIGGVPVPYLAEKYGTPLFIYDVALMRQQMRAFKEVFTKRKLAHRVIYASKAFCSTAMYQLLQQEQLGCDVVSGGELYAALAAGMDPAMMEFHGNNKSKAELTAAVTAGIGKIVVDNFHEIELLNQVLAEQQTTQEVLFRIAPGVTAETHDYILTGQQDSKFGFDVASGQAEEALVQLLHSPRIKIQGIHFHIGSQIFAATGYEKALERTFNLLTKWRSKFGFTARIVNIGGGFGVRYTENDNPNTPVQLMTQITDTFVQHVQEQHYPLPEIWIEPGRSIVAEAGTTVYQVGSSKHIPGIRQYISVDGGMGDNIRPALYDATYNFVPVELTNEHNLAPQTIRITGKYCESGDILQKSITLPHLAPGDLIAMQSTGAYGYSMASSYNNNPRPAVVFVEDGQDHLVIRRETYADLTRLNIPLPNETQSQGKVGVTDNVRI, encoded by the coding sequence ATGCTATTTGGGACAACGAATTATGTAAATGACCACTTAACAATTGGCGGCGTGCCAGTACCATACCTGGCCGAAAAATATGGCACACCATTGTTTATCTATGATGTCGCACTCATGCGGCAGCAAATGCGGGCCTTCAAGGAGGTATTCACCAAACGTAAATTAGCTCATCGGGTCATCTATGCAAGTAAGGCATTCTGTAGCACGGCGATGTATCAGTTGCTGCAACAAGAGCAGCTCGGTTGTGATGTCGTCTCGGGGGGTGAATTATACGCAGCACTAGCAGCCGGAATGGATCCTGCCATGATGGAGTTCCACGGTAACAATAAGAGTAAAGCCGAGCTAACCGCAGCTGTGACCGCGGGTATTGGCAAAATTGTCGTGGATAACTTTCACGAAATCGAGTTACTGAATCAGGTGCTGGCAGAACAGCAAACTACCCAGGAAGTTCTCTTTCGGATTGCTCCCGGTGTCACCGCCGAAACCCATGACTATATCCTTACGGGCCAGCAAGACTCGAAGTTTGGTTTCGACGTGGCGAGCGGCCAGGCTGAGGAGGCACTCGTACAACTTCTCCACTCACCGCGAATCAAGATTCAGGGTATCCACTTCCACATTGGTTCACAGATATTTGCTGCTACCGGCTACGAGAAGGCACTTGAGCGCACGTTTAACCTGTTAACGAAGTGGCGAAGCAAATTCGGCTTCACGGCGAGAATCGTGAATATTGGCGGTGGCTTCGGCGTACGCTACACCGAAAACGACAACCCAAATACTCCTGTTCAGCTGATGACCCAGATAACCGATACTTTTGTCCAACATGTACAAGAACAGCACTATCCCTTACCGGAAATCTGGATTGAGCCCGGTCGTAGCATTGTTGCAGAGGCCGGAACCACGGTATATCAAGTCGGCTCTAGCAAGCATATCCCCGGTATTAGGCAATACATATCAGTCGATGGCGGGATGGGCGATAATATTCGCCCCGCCCTCTATGATGCCACGTATAACTTCGTACCCGTCGAGTTAACCAATGAACACAACCTGGCCCCTCAGACCATCAGAATCACGGGTAAATATTGTGAAAGTGGTGATATTCTTCAGAAGTCCATCACCCTCCCTCACCTTGCGCCCGGCGACTTGATTGCCATGCAGAGTACTGGCGCGTACGGCTACTCAATGGCCAGCTCATACAACAATAATCCAAGACCTGCGGTCGTGTTCGTGGAGGACGGCCAAGATCACCTAGTGATTAGACGAGAGACATACGCAGACCTGACCCGCTTAAACATCCCATTACCAAACGAAACACAATCACAAGGAAAAGTAGGAGTAACAGACAATGTCAGAATTTAG
- the dapD gene encoding 2,3,4,5-tetrahydropyridine-2,6-dicarboxylate N-acetyltransferase, whose amino-acid sequence MSEFSAQEIINFIANGKKQTPVKVYIGGQLADLVIPESIQAFIEQKTGILFGEYEDISKFMRENQAFITSSRIESAARNSAVPLLDTTEIPARIEPGAIIRDRVEIGQNAVIMMGAIINIGAIIGTNTMIDMGAVLGGRATVGANCHIGAGAVLAGVIEPASATPVIIEDDVLVGANAVVIEGVRVGTGAVIAAGAVVIDDVAPHTVVAGSPARKIKDVDAKTISKTGLQAALRKL is encoded by the coding sequence ATGTCAGAATTTAGTGCCCAGGAAATAATCAATTTTATCGCGAACGGAAAGAAACAAACACCAGTCAAGGTCTACATTGGCGGCCAATTGGCAGACCTTGTAATCCCGGAGAGCATTCAGGCTTTCATCGAGCAAAAAACCGGCATCTTATTCGGCGAATACGAGGATATTAGTAAATTCATGCGGGAAAATCAAGCGTTTATCACCTCCTCCCGGATCGAATCGGCTGCCAGAAACTCAGCCGTACCACTACTCGATACTACCGAAATCCCAGCCAGAATTGAGCCCGGCGCAATCATCCGTGACCGAGTAGAGATTGGCCAGAATGCGGTGATTATGATGGGCGCCATTATCAATATTGGAGCCATCATTGGCACAAATACAATGATTGATATGGGCGCTGTGCTCGGTGGCCGAGCAACCGTCGGCGCTAACTGCCACATCGGTGCCGGTGCAGTACTCGCCGGGGTCATAGAGCCGGCATCGGCTACACCCGTGATTATCGAGGATGATGTACTGGTCGGTGCTAATGCAGTCGTCATCGAGGGTGTCCGTGTAGGTACGGGCGCCGTCATTGCTGCAGGAGCCGTTGTCATCGATGATGTCGCACCGCATACCGTTGTTGCCGGTTCGCCCGCTCGCAAAATCAAGGACGTGGATGCAAAAACCATCAGTAAGACCGGCCTGCAAGCCGCGCTAAGGAAGTTGTAG
- a CDS encoding DUF488 domain-containing protein: protein MGKLSLLRIYDKEQPATGYRILVDRLWPRGVKKERARIDLWSKETAPSTELRKWFNHEDDKYPAFKEKYTAELNDNQATEELVNLVKQKLQQDDVYLIYGAKNQTHNEAVVLLDYLRDLIE from the coding sequence ATGGGTAAATTAAGTTTATTACGTATTTACGATAAGGAGCAGCCAGCAACCGGATATCGGATTCTGGTCGATCGGTTGTGGCCACGTGGCGTTAAAAAGGAGCGAGCGCGAATTGATTTGTGGAGTAAGGAGACTGCACCGAGCACCGAGTTACGTAAGTGGTTTAATCATGAGGACGATAAATATCCTGCCTTCAAAGAAAAGTATACTGCTGAGTTGAACGATAACCAAGCTACTGAGGAATTGGTCAATTTGGTAAAACAAAAACTACAGCAAGATGATGTTTATCTGATATATGGTGCGAAGAATCAGACACATAATGAGGCTGTAGTTTTGTTGGATTATTTAAGGGATTTAATTGAGTGA